From the Romeriopsis navalis LEGE 11480 genome, one window contains:
- a CDS encoding sensor histidine kinase, with product MNAPVSDQFLGDILIVDDTPENLQLLSRALLEQTYEVRAVLNGPMALSAIRNDPPDLILLDIKMPGMDGYEVCRQLKADVKTRDIPIIFLSALDDSLDKVKAFRVGGADYVTKPFQTEEVLARVKHQLIIYRLNQQIIEQNAALLRSNQDLEQFAYMVSHDLKQPLQGILGFSNLLKQNYQAALGNDGGRFLGHIDGAVRRMGDLIDDLLAYSQISPQNDGFQAIDCNVILEQVLINCADSIERSGAKITYDTPPIILGDEIQITELFQNLINNAIKFQTSATIPQINLTVEPDREAWHFAMQDNGIGIAPDQLESVFKAFKRLHSQQTYPGTGIGLAICQKVVERHGGRIWVTSQLGVGSVFHFTLPVMP from the coding sequence ATGAATGCGCCAGTATCAGATCAATTTTTGGGAGATATTCTGATCGTTGATGATACGCCCGAAAATCTCCAGTTGTTATCGCGCGCATTGCTTGAGCAAACCTATGAAGTGCGCGCCGTTCTGAATGGGCCAATGGCACTATCAGCGATTAGAAATGACCCACCGGATCTGATTTTACTCGATATTAAAATGCCGGGGATGGATGGCTATGAAGTCTGTCGACAGCTCAAGGCGGACGTAAAAACGCGGGATATTCCGATCATTTTTCTCAGTGCGTTGGATGATTCTTTAGATAAGGTCAAAGCCTTTAGGGTAGGTGGGGCGGACTATGTGACAAAACCGTTTCAGACGGAAGAAGTATTAGCCCGCGTAAAGCATCAATTAATCATCTACCGTCTCAACCAACAAATTATCGAGCAAAACGCCGCATTATTGCGCTCCAACCAAGATCTAGAACAATTTGCTTACATGGTTTCCCATGATTTAAAACAACCGTTGCAAGGAATTCTGGGCTTTAGTAATTTACTCAAACAAAACTATCAAGCCGCTTTGGGCAATGATGGCGGGCGATTTTTGGGACATATTGATGGGGCAGTGCGTCGGATGGGGGATTTGATTGATGACTTATTGGCTTACAGCCAAATTAGCCCACAGAATGATGGATTTCAGGCTATTGACTGCAATGTGATCTTAGAGCAAGTTTTGATCAACTGCGCTGATTCGATCGAGCGATCCGGTGCAAAAATCACATACGATACGCCACCGATAATCCTTGGTGATGAAATTCAAATCACTGAACTGTTCCAAAATTTGATTAACAATGCGATTAAGTTTCAAACATCGGCAACGATACCGCAAATCAACCTGACAGTGGAACCAGATAGGGAAGCGTGGCATTTTGCCATGCAGGACAATGGTATTGGCATCGCACCCGACCAGCTTGAGTCAGTGTTTAAGGCGTTTAAGCGACTCCACTCGCAGCAGACATACCCAGGTACAGGGATTGGGCTGGCCATCTGCCAAAAAGTCGTTGAGCGACACGGTGGCAGGATTTGGGTGACTTCGCAACTCGGGGTTGGCTCAGTTTTTCACTTCACGCTACCTGTCATGCCTTAG
- a CDS encoding ATP-binding protein: protein MMTFLQNLFFSREYIPHGHCYLWQSGLVWLHVLSDLIIAVSYYSIPLLLVYFIRLRTDVPFKRIFILFSIFILTCGTTHILEVWTLWYPAYWLSGGMKAITALASLYTAFELIPVLPMALALPSPNALAEVNQKLAIEVEERKQAEVAVQQLNTELEQRIQTRTADLERSNQTLEQEIAVRIEAEREMQQAKDVAEVASRAKSEFLANMSHELRTPLNAILGFTQIMARDPQMVPTQQENLSIINRSGGNLLELINDILEMAKIESGRAILNETSFDLHDLINSLIQTLNPHVEAKNLELIYERQPDVPQYVKADERKLRQVLSNLLDNAIKFTAVGHVTLRVQAASNAAEPEQKFPGYWLFVEVEDTGSGVAPSELGSLFSTFVQAETGRRSQQGSGLGLSISRRFVQLMGGDLTVNSTLGQGSTFKFSIPIQAANAVDVPLQQPDRRVVGLVANQQTYRILVVEDKLENRKLMVKLLEPLGFEVKEAENGQVAVELWENWTPNLIWMDMRMPVMDGYAATKQIKSQIKGQATVIIALTASAFEEDKSIILSAGCDDFVRKPFQEKVILDKIAKYLGVQYIYEANHQDAEPVVQAALTAENLAVMPTAWIEQLYQAASQARAKTLRSLITEIPEEHRFLADGLSQLVEGYRFDILQTLAERKS from the coding sequence ATGATGACTTTTCTACAGAACTTATTTTTTTCCCGAGAATACATTCCCCACGGACATTGTTATCTGTGGCAGTCGGGTCTGGTGTGGCTGCATGTTTTGTCAGACCTAATCATTGCGGTTTCTTATTACTCGATTCCTCTGCTGCTCGTCTATTTCATCCGGCTGCGGACAGACGTACCATTTAAACGGATATTTATTTTATTCAGTATCTTTATTCTGACTTGTGGAACCACGCACATTTTGGAAGTGTGGACTTTATGGTATCCGGCCTACTGGCTATCGGGGGGAATGAAGGCGATTACGGCCTTGGCCTCGTTATATACGGCATTCGAATTGATCCCCGTATTACCCATGGCCCTCGCCTTGCCGAGCCCGAATGCCTTGGCCGAAGTCAACCAGAAACTGGCGATCGAAGTCGAAGAACGCAAGCAAGCGGAAGTCGCAGTCCAGCAGCTCAATACCGAATTGGAACAGCGGATTCAAACCCGGACGGCAGATTTAGAGCGATCGAATCAAACGCTCGAACAGGAAATCGCTGTTCGGATTGAAGCAGAACGGGAAATGCAACAGGCAAAAGATGTGGCGGAGGTCGCGAGTCGCGCCAAAAGTGAATTTCTGGCGAATATGAGTCATGAACTGCGGACACCGCTGAATGCCATCCTCGGGTTTACGCAGATTATGGCCCGCGATCCACAAATGGTGCCAACACAGCAAGAAAACCTCAGCATCATTAATCGTAGCGGCGGCAATCTACTGGAATTGATCAATGACATTCTCGAAATGGCCAAGATCGAGTCGGGCCGCGCAATTCTGAATGAAACAAGTTTTGATCTACATGACTTAATCAACAGTCTGATCCAAACCTTAAACCCGCATGTTGAAGCTAAAAACCTCGAGCTAATCTATGAGCGTCAGCCCGATGTGCCGCAATATGTCAAGGCGGACGAACGGAAACTCCGCCAAGTGTTGAGTAATCTGTTGGACAATGCGATCAAATTTACCGCTGTCGGGCATGTGACGTTACGCGTTCAGGCGGCATCCAACGCGGCCGAACCAGAACAGAAGTTTCCCGGCTACTGGCTGTTCGTCGAAGTCGAAGATACCGGTTCGGGGGTGGCCCCGAGTGAGTTAGGCAGTCTATTTTCCACCTTTGTCCAAGCAGAAACCGGGCGACGATCGCAACAAGGTAGTGGATTAGGGTTATCGATTAGTCGCCGGTTTGTGCAATTGATGGGAGGAGACCTGACGGTCAACAGTACATTGGGCCAGGGCAGCACGTTTAAGTTTAGTATCCCAATTCAAGCGGCCAATGCAGTGGATGTGCCACTCCAGCAACCAGACCGGCGGGTGGTTGGTCTCGTCGCCAACCAGCAGACCTATCGCATTCTGGTGGTTGAAGATAAACTCGAAAACCGCAAGTTAATGGTGAAGCTGCTGGAACCACTCGGATTTGAGGTCAAGGAAGCCGAAAATGGTCAAGTTGCGGTGGAACTATGGGAAAATTGGACCCCCAATTTGATTTGGATGGATATGCGGATGCCCGTGATGGATGGTTATGCGGCCACCAAGCAGATCAAATCCCAGATTAAGGGGCAAGCGACGGTGATCATTGCGCTGACGGCGAGCGCCTTCGAGGAAGATAAGTCAATTATCCTTTCCGCCGGTTGTGATGACTTTGTACGCAAACCATTTCAGGAAAAGGTGATTCTCGATAAAATTGCGAAATATTTAGGGGTTCAGTATATTTATGAAGCAAATCATCAAGACGCGGAGCCGGTGGTGCAAGCGGCGTTAACCGCCGAGAATTTGGCAGTCATGCCCACCGCATGGATTGAGCAACTCTATCAAGCAGCAAGCCAAGCAAGAGCCAAAACGTTGCGATCGTTAATTACAGAAATTCCCGAGGAACATCGGTTCTTGGCCGATGGATTAAGCCAGCTCGTCGAGGGCTATCGGTTTGATATACTCCAAACGTTAGCTGAACGCAAATCCTAA
- a CDS encoding sensor histidine kinase yields the protein MVQYPKKSNVWPLQAVLIAPFVIQLLAAVGLVGYLSFKNGEKAVSELADQVIESTSNEVRQHLTAYLSTPHKVSQLNADAIRLNVLNLNDLPQVQRYFWHQMQTYDLTYISLILPTGEVRAAYRPDGKIATLDTVKPFINDQVKNATTYLTDKQGNPRKILAETAWDVLKDSIYTEPVKAKKAIWSRINTYYDPALPPSISAAAGRPLYDANQKLIGVLNTEIHLQTLSNFLSQLKTDQQGEIFVMERSGLLVANSVKDAPFKLVDEEIQRFPASQSPNPLIRAIAAQTKQQFPVLSAIKQPQKIIVKLQGDRHHVSITPWQDEYGLDWLVVSSISENNFMAQIHANTRTTIVLCIGAGIIATIVGIFTSRRIAQPIFRLNQASQALAAGDLDQMVQPTHVQELNILGESFNEMAGQLKAAFIELEDSNVELEHHVAERTTKLKDALAELQHTQLQMIQAEKMSSLGQLVAGIAHEVNNPINFVKGNLIFIQEHAGQLMELVELYQTHYEQPVEAIQSQVSAIDLEFIQTDMPKLIHSMTVGTDRIQGIVQSLRNFSRMDESALQRANVHDGLDSTLLILQHRLKAQPDRVEIEVVKHFSDLPLIDCYAGQLNQVFMNLLANAIDALEDRLRQQTPAEQAANPPQITIQTEHLSPDSLVIKIADNGCGIPRDIQQRIFEPFFTTKPIGKGTGIGMSISYQIVVERHQGKLGCHSERGQGTEFSIQIPVTIQPVVVDQTA from the coding sequence ATGGTGCAATACCCAAAAAAATCAAATGTGTGGCCACTACAGGCTGTTTTGATTGCCCCTTTTGTGATTCAGCTCCTTGCGGCAGTTGGTTTAGTCGGCTATCTATCATTCAAAAATGGCGAAAAGGCCGTTTCCGAACTCGCCGATCAAGTGATTGAAAGCACAAGTAACGAAGTGCGCCAACACTTAACAGCCTATTTATCGACGCCGCATAAAGTCAGCCAGCTTAATGCTGATGCAATTCGCCTGAATGTGCTCAACCTGAACGACTTACCACAGGTTCAACGTTATTTCTGGCATCAAATGCAGACCTATGATTTAACGTACATCAGTCTCATTTTGCCGACGGGTGAGGTGAGGGCGGCATATCGCCCTGACGGTAAAATTGCCACACTGGATACGGTGAAGCCATTTATCAATGATCAGGTAAAAAATGCGACAACCTACCTGACGGATAAGCAAGGTAATCCCAGGAAAATCTTGGCTGAGACCGCCTGGGATGTCTTAAAAGATTCGATTTATACGGAGCCAGTCAAAGCGAAGAAAGCCATCTGGTCGCGCATCAATACCTACTATGATCCAGCGTTACCGCCCTCGATCTCAGCCGCCGCCGGTCGCCCTTTGTATGATGCAAATCAAAAATTAATCGGCGTCTTAAATACCGAGATTCATCTCCAAACGCTGAGTAATTTTCTCAGCCAATTGAAGACCGATCAACAGGGAGAAATCTTTGTGATGGAGCGGAGTGGGTTACTCGTGGCAAATTCAGTCAAAGATGCGCCGTTTAAGCTGGTCGATGAGGAAATTCAGCGATTCCCCGCATCCCAAAGTCCCAACCCCTTAATTCGCGCTATTGCAGCCCAAACAAAACAGCAGTTTCCTGTCCTATCAGCAATTAAGCAACCCCAAAAGATTATTGTCAAGCTACAAGGCGATCGACATCATGTGAGCATTACGCCTTGGCAAGATGAATATGGCTTAGACTGGTTGGTTGTCAGCAGCATTTCCGAAAACAACTTTATGGCCCAAATTCACGCGAATACTCGGACAACGATCGTCCTATGTATTGGGGCCGGAATAATCGCCACTATCGTTGGTATTTTCACATCTCGACGGATCGCCCAGCCGATTTTCCGGTTGAATCAGGCCAGTCAAGCATTGGCGGCGGGAGATTTAGACCAAATGGTACAACCGACACATGTCCAAGAGCTAAATATCTTGGGTGAGTCGTTTAATGAGATGGCGGGTCAATTAAAAGCGGCATTTATCGAATTAGAAGATAGCAATGTTGAGTTAGAACATCACGTCGCGGAACGGACAACCAAACTGAAAGATGCTTTAGCGGAATTGCAGCATACGCAGTTACAGATGATTCAGGCCGAGAAGATGTCGAGCCTTGGTCAATTGGTGGCGGGCATTGCCCATGAGGTGAATAATCCGATTAATTTTGTCAAAGGCAATCTCATCTTTATTCAAGAACATGCGGGCCAGCTCATGGAGCTAGTTGAGCTGTATCAAACCCATTATGAACAGCCGGTTGAGGCGATTCAATCCCAAGTCAGCGCGATCGATCTGGAGTTTATCCAGACGGATATGCCGAAGCTGATTCATTCGATGACAGTGGGGACCGATCGAATTCAGGGCATTGTGCAATCACTTCGCAATTTCTCACGGATGGATGAATCGGCGTTGCAACGGGCCAATGTACATGATGGTTTAGACAGTACATTGCTCATCTTGCAGCATCGCCTCAAGGCACAACCGGATCGGGTCGAAATCGAAGTTGTAAAACACTTTAGTGATTTACCGTTGATTGATTGCTATGCCGGACAGCTCAATCAGGTATTTATGAATCTGTTAGCGAATGCGATCGATGCATTAGAAGACCGCCTGCGCCAGCAGACACCAGCGGAACAAGCGGCTAATCCACCACAAATTACAATTCAGACCGAGCATCTTTCTCCCGATTCGCTAGTGATCAAAATTGCGGATAACGGCTGTGGCATTCCCCGCGATATTCAGCAGCGCATTTTCGAGCCGTTTTTCACCACCAAACCCATTGGGAAAGGCACGGGGATTGGCATGTCGATTAGCTACCAGATTGTGGTGGAGCGGCATCAGGGGAAGTTGGGTTGTCATTCCGAGCGCGGTCAGGGAACAGAGTTCTCAATTCAGATTCCAGTAACGATTCAGCCAGTTGTCGTCGACCAAACGGCCTAA